In a genomic window of Microterricola viridarii:
- a CDS encoding SulP family inorganic anion transporter, whose translation MPNPPTTPATGIPAAAPQTVREVLRNPRALSVEVLAGVVTTLALIPEIISFSVIAGVDPQVSLLASVVLVISMSFLGGRPAMVTAAAGAVALVVGPLVKEHGVEYLLPTVILAGIVQILFGVSGLARIMRFIPRSVMLGFVNALGILIFVAQVPHLLDVPWLVYPLFALTVLIVLGLPRITTAVPAPLVAIVTVTAITIIAHLSVPTVGDEGAIGGPLPGLTELAVPLNLDTLALIWPTALSVAFVGLMETLLTAKLVDDMTDTCSNKSRESWALGVSNILAGFWGGIAGCAMIGQTVVNVKLGRARTRLSTLVAGVTLLVLVTALSGLMAQIPMVALAAVMMIVAVKTVNWHSVAPATLRRMPLPETLVMLTTVLIVVVTQNLAIGVAAGAVLAMVLFARRVAHVVTVRRSLDADGSHAHYTVSGPLFFGSSNDLVEQFSYGADPAEVTVDFTEAQIWDASTVAVLDAVQQKYAEHSASVSFTGLDERSTALHGRLSGYL comes from the coding sequence GTGCCGAATCCCCCCACCACTCCCGCAACAGGCATCCCCGCCGCCGCTCCGCAGACCGTGCGGGAGGTGCTCCGCAACCCGCGTGCTCTCAGCGTGGAGGTGCTGGCCGGGGTCGTCACCACGCTGGCGCTGATTCCCGAGATCATCTCCTTCTCGGTGATCGCCGGCGTCGACCCGCAGGTGAGCCTGCTGGCATCCGTCGTGCTGGTGATCTCGATGTCGTTCCTCGGCGGCCGGCCGGCGATGGTCACCGCCGCGGCCGGCGCCGTCGCCCTCGTGGTCGGCCCGCTCGTCAAGGAACACGGCGTCGAGTACCTGCTGCCCACCGTGATCCTGGCCGGAATCGTGCAGATCCTGTTCGGCGTCTCGGGCCTCGCCCGCATCATGCGCTTCATCCCGCGCTCGGTGATGCTCGGCTTCGTCAACGCCCTCGGCATCCTCATCTTCGTCGCCCAGGTGCCGCACCTGCTCGACGTTCCCTGGCTGGTCTACCCGCTGTTCGCCCTGACCGTGCTGATCGTGCTCGGGCTGCCCCGCATCACGACGGCCGTCCCCGCCCCGCTGGTGGCGATCGTCACCGTGACCGCGATCACGATCATCGCCCACCTGTCGGTGCCGACGGTCGGCGACGAGGGCGCCATCGGCGGCCCCCTGCCCGGCCTCACCGAGCTCGCCGTGCCGCTAAACCTGGACACACTCGCCCTGATCTGGCCGACCGCGCTCAGCGTCGCCTTCGTCGGGCTGATGGAGACCCTGCTCACCGCGAAGCTCGTCGACGACATGACCGACACCTGCTCGAACAAGAGCCGCGAATCCTGGGCGCTCGGCGTCTCGAACATCCTGGCCGGGTTCTGGGGCGGCATCGCCGGCTGCGCCATGATCGGGCAGACCGTGGTGAATGTGAAGCTGGGCCGGGCCCGCACCCGCCTCTCCACCCTCGTCGCCGGCGTCACCCTGCTGGTGCTCGTCACCGCGTTGAGCGGCCTGATGGCGCAGATCCCGATGGTGGCGCTGGCCGCCGTGATGATGATCGTCGCCGTCAAGACGGTCAACTGGCACAGCGTCGCCCCGGCCACACTGCGCCGGATGCCGCTGCCGGAGACCCTCGTCATGCTGACCACCGTGCTCATCGTCGTCGTGACCCAGAACCTCGCCATCGGGGTGGCGGCCGGCGCGGTGCTGGCAATGGTGTTGTTCGCCCGGCGGGTGGCGCACGTCGTGACGGTGCGGCGCTCGCTCGACGCCGACGGCAGCCACGCGCACTACACGGTGAGCGGCCCGCTGTTCTTCGGCAGCTCCAACGACCTGGTCGAGCAGTTCAGCTACGGCGCCGACCCGGCCGAGGTCACGGTCGACTTCACCGAGGCGCAGATCTGGGATGCCTCGACGGTCGCCGTGCTCGACGCGGTGCAGCAGAAGTACGCCGAGCATTCGGCATCCGTCAGCTTCACCGGCCTGGACGAGCGCAGCACCGCCCTGCACGGCCGGTTGAGCGGGTACCTCTAA
- a CDS encoding TetR/AcrR family transcriptional regulator, whose product MPTDDQPNPAGRRERNKSDKQQRIFDAADALFAERGYAAVTTQQIAERADVAAGTVFRYASSKAELLLMVHNQRYRRALEYAELHLPPAGQVAERLAALLTPIVHFGRLNDENTAAYGQAMLFGSSHEPYRTEALQLMDRLQQRVAEVLTTAWALQHAGSPGQPALPAPDAAPAARAIYAVLLFASIQATHTDVSVEHELAGILSQVDVISRGYLHPAPAHNATSASELHDSV is encoded by the coding sequence ATGCCAACGGACGATCAGCCGAACCCCGCCGGGCGCCGCGAGCGCAACAAGAGCGACAAGCAGCAGCGCATCTTCGACGCGGCCGACGCCCTCTTCGCCGAGCGCGGCTACGCCGCCGTCACCACCCAGCAGATCGCCGAGCGGGCGGATGTCGCAGCCGGCACCGTGTTCCGCTATGCCTCGAGCAAGGCCGAGCTGCTCCTCATGGTGCACAACCAGCGCTACCGCCGCGCCCTCGAATACGCCGAGCTGCACCTGCCGCCGGCCGGGCAGGTCGCCGAGCGGCTCGCCGCGCTGCTCACCCCGATCGTGCACTTCGGCCGCCTGAACGACGAGAACACGGCGGCCTACGGCCAGGCGATGTTGTTCGGCAGTTCGCACGAGCCGTACCGCACCGAGGCGCTGCAACTGATGGACCGGCTGCAGCAGCGCGTGGCCGAGGTGCTCACCACCGCCTGGGCGCTGCAGCACGCGGGCTCCCCCGGGCAGCCCGCGCTGCCGGCGCCGGATGCCGCGCCCGCCGCCCGCGCCATCTACGCCGTACTGCTGTTCGCGTCCATCCAGGCGACGCACACCGATGTGTCGGTCGAGCACGAGCTCGCCGGCATCCTGAGCCAGGTAGACGTGATCTCACGTGGCTACCTTCACCCCGCGCCGGCACACAATGCCACCAGCGCATCCGAGCTGCACGACTCCGTCTAG
- a CDS encoding 3-hydroxyacyl-CoA dehydrogenase, with protein MSDIRTVTVLGTGVLGSQIAYQAAYSGFAVTAYDINDAAIEAAAKRFAGLAETYKAEVAGAADEKADAALRNLTLTSTLADAVADADIVIEAVPENLEIKRDTYAKLAELAPAKTIFATNSSTLLPSDMVGFTGRPERFLAMHFANRIWVHNIAEVMGTPATDPAVVQTVLEFGAEIGMVPVEIKKEKAGYLLNSLLVPFLSAAGELLVDGIAEPVDIDNTWRISTGAPMGPFQIYDMVGLTTAYNVSANGGPKQREFAALIKERYIDQGKLGMSTGEGFYTYPAK; from the coding sequence ATGTCTGACATTCGCACCGTCACCGTGCTGGGAACCGGCGTTCTCGGCTCGCAGATCGCCTACCAGGCCGCCTACAGCGGCTTCGCGGTGACCGCCTACGACATCAACGATGCGGCCATCGAGGCCGCCGCGAAGCGGTTCGCCGGGCTCGCCGAGACCTACAAGGCCGAGGTGGCCGGCGCCGCGGACGAGAAGGCCGACGCCGCCCTCCGCAACCTGACGCTGACCTCGACCCTGGCCGACGCCGTCGCCGACGCCGACATCGTCATCGAGGCCGTGCCGGAGAACCTCGAGATCAAGCGCGACACCTACGCCAAGCTGGCCGAGCTGGCCCCGGCCAAGACCATCTTCGCCACCAACTCCTCGACCCTGCTGCCGAGCGACATGGTCGGCTTCACCGGCCGCCCGGAGCGCTTCCTCGCCATGCACTTCGCCAACCGCATCTGGGTGCACAACATCGCCGAGGTCATGGGCACGCCCGCCACCGACCCGGCCGTCGTGCAGACCGTGCTCGAGTTCGGCGCCGAGATCGGCATGGTGCCGGTCGAGATCAAGAAGGAGAAGGCCGGCTACCTGCTCAACTCGCTGCTCGTGCCGTTCCTCAGCGCGGCCGGCGAGCTGCTGGTCGACGGCATCGCGGAGCCCGTCGACATCGACAACACCTGGCGCATCAGCACCGGTGCCCCGATGGGCCCGTTCCAGATCTACGACATGGTCGGCCTCACCACGGCCTACAACGTCAGCGCCAACGGCGGCCCGAAGCAGCGCGAGTTCGCCGCGCTGATCAAGGAGCGCTACATCGACCAGGGCAAGCTCGGCATGTCCACCGGCGAGGGCTTCTACACGTACCCGGCCAAATAA
- a CDS encoding DUF4242 domain-containing protein: MPYFIIERSYAEDVPVPLDAAPDIVLINDDAEVRWLYSFLSVDRRKSYCLYEAPSVEAILDAARLAGLPADVITEVDGRMMPSGQLAAVG, encoded by the coding sequence ATGCCGTACTTCATTATCGAACGCAGCTACGCCGAAGACGTTCCCGTTCCACTCGACGCCGCGCCAGACATCGTGCTCATCAACGACGACGCCGAGGTGCGCTGGCTCTACTCGTTCCTCTCCGTCGACCGGCGCAAGAGCTACTGCCTCTACGAGGCGCCCTCCGTCGAGGCCATCCTCGATGCGGCGCGGCTGGCCGGGCTGCCGGCCGATGTCATCACCGAGGTCGACGGCCGCATGATGCCGAGCGGCCAGCTGGCCGCCGTCGGCTGA
- a CDS encoding ATP-binding protein — MRTWRSPPLPPRWTSSAQPLFVARREELAWIDEAWEDALRGSAGALFLSGDAGSGKSRLVAEACTRLHARGAAVLSGACIQELGAAFEPLDQVVRQLLAGLDDEASDAAADTVRLLREVFARSPARERDEQDAAPDVGQMRLYDGVVELLGAVSDARPLVITIDDLHWAEPTAIRLLAHLVRRTVERADGARVLILGTLRAGPLERSEALGEMLAELQSSDAVRTRELAPLNPGEIADYLAAQLALPSTGLGHSAGTLYALTGGNPFLLRESWRAVVEAETGAAGQPIAVPQSIGELFQSRLARFDEQQRTVLALAAVLGLEPDLGELLAVSAAPPAVPRPLVFAAVELAVSLGLLEAPRGRDGRYRFVHAIARQLVLEAAGPTALPALHARIAQTLERQFPAAPHRVQRLAHHYSAARSLGFGDRAVSYLIRASELADQRLAHEDAGRLFERAAECTSDAAERDSLRVQAARRWIAATDFAQARELCEQVIELAAPRTRVLAAIEFEEASWKPGLPGHRAVDMLTAALAGIPPDDGDPLRIEALGALSRAIAFTGDIDAAEALVERAIALARRCTDPTVLPQVLRASITQSLRPQGLAARRERARELVGLGQRPHSDALGAGANFLSVSGYVLGDGQGMLAAEERVADCARHWGGYWQYWAVCARFGRMYIAGRLTDAAALCAQLASVESGFRSDLSLGVNALQSYMVRRERGRLDSVRHLVTGEESPSSRWAPGLLALYCELEMREPARLLLRWLLEREAAPARRAAGARASGQWPAQLLFMVEAALWLGDRRAAAELRPLLAEYEGLNVMSGYYVAIFGSADRYLGQLDALCAVGDPGAHFEAALALDERTGAPLHAAYTLAATARFLRQYEPHSARAAALAERAEAIARPAGLARVLRMLQPSGPAEQAASAGHRPDGLTARELEVIALLADGRSNRQIAGALVISEHTAANHVRSILVKIGANNRTQAAKYARENRLA; from the coding sequence ATGCGCACGTGGCGCTCTCCACCGCTGCCGCCGAGATGGACGAGCTCCGCTCAGCCGCTCTTCGTCGCCCGGCGCGAGGAACTCGCCTGGATCGACGAGGCTTGGGAGGACGCGCTCCGGGGCTCGGCCGGCGCGCTGTTCCTCAGCGGGGACGCCGGCTCCGGTAAATCACGGCTTGTCGCCGAGGCGTGCACACGGCTGCACGCGCGCGGCGCGGCGGTGCTCTCCGGCGCCTGCATCCAGGAGCTCGGCGCCGCGTTCGAGCCGCTCGACCAGGTGGTGCGCCAGCTGCTCGCCGGGCTGGACGACGAGGCGTCGGATGCCGCAGCCGACACCGTCCGGCTGCTGCGCGAGGTGTTCGCCCGCTCCCCGGCGCGGGAACGCGATGAGCAGGACGCGGCCCCGGATGTCGGTCAGATGCGCCTCTACGACGGCGTCGTCGAACTGCTCGGCGCGGTATCCGACGCCCGCCCCCTCGTGATCACGATCGACGACCTGCACTGGGCCGAGCCGACCGCGATCCGGCTGCTCGCCCACCTCGTGCGCCGCACCGTGGAGCGCGCCGACGGTGCCCGGGTGCTGATCCTCGGCACGCTGCGGGCCGGTCCGTTGGAACGCTCCGAGGCCCTCGGCGAGATGCTGGCCGAGCTGCAGAGCAGCGACGCCGTGCGCACGCGCGAGCTCGCGCCGCTGAACCCGGGCGAGATCGCCGACTACCTCGCCGCGCAGCTGGCGCTGCCGTCGACCGGCCTCGGCCACTCGGCCGGCACGCTGTACGCGCTCACCGGCGGCAACCCCTTCCTGCTGCGCGAGAGCTGGCGGGCCGTCGTCGAGGCGGAGACGGGAGCCGCCGGGCAGCCGATCGCGGTGCCGCAGAGCATTGGCGAACTGTTCCAGTCGAGGCTGGCCCGCTTCGACGAGCAGCAGCGCACCGTGCTGGCACTGGCCGCCGTGCTCGGGCTGGAACCGGACCTCGGCGAGCTGCTGGCGGTCAGCGCCGCCCCACCCGCCGTGCCCCGGCCGCTCGTGTTCGCCGCCGTCGAGCTGGCCGTGAGCCTCGGCCTGCTGGAGGCCCCACGGGGCCGGGACGGGCGCTACCGCTTCGTGCACGCGATCGCCCGGCAGCTCGTGCTGGAGGCGGCCGGTCCCACCGCGTTGCCTGCCCTGCATGCGCGCATCGCCCAGACCCTGGAACGGCAGTTCCCGGCCGCGCCGCACCGGGTTCAGCGCCTGGCCCACCACTACTCGGCGGCGCGCAGCCTGGGCTTCGGCGACCGCGCCGTGAGCTACCTGATCCGGGCCAGCGAGCTGGCCGATCAGCGGCTGGCCCATGAGGATGCCGGACGCTTGTTCGAGCGCGCGGCCGAATGCACCTCGGATGCCGCCGAGCGCGACAGCCTGCGCGTGCAGGCCGCCAGACGCTGGATCGCCGCCACAGACTTCGCGCAGGCCCGCGAGCTCTGCGAGCAGGTCATCGAGCTGGCCGCGCCGCGCACCCGCGTGCTCGCGGCGATCGAGTTCGAAGAGGCCAGCTGGAAGCCCGGGCTACCCGGGCACCGCGCCGTCGACATGCTCACGGCCGCGCTCGCCGGCATCCCTCCCGACGACGGCGACCCGCTGCGCATCGAGGCGCTCGGCGCACTCTCGCGCGCGATCGCCTTCACCGGCGACATCGACGCGGCCGAGGCGCTGGTCGAGCGGGCCATCGCGCTGGCCCGGCGGTGCACCGACCCGACCGTGCTCCCGCAGGTGCTGCGCGCCAGCATCACGCAGTCGCTGCGCCCGCAGGGCCTCGCCGCCCGCCGGGAGCGGGCCCGCGAGCTGGTGGGCCTCGGCCAACGCCCGCACAGTGATGCGCTCGGAGCCGGCGCCAACTTCTTGAGCGTCAGCGGCTACGTGCTCGGCGACGGGCAGGGCATGCTCGCCGCCGAGGAGCGCGTCGCCGACTGTGCCAGGCACTGGGGCGGCTACTGGCAGTACTGGGCGGTCTGCGCCCGCTTCGGCCGGATGTACATCGCGGGCCGGCTCACGGATGCCGCAGCGCTGTGCGCGCAGCTTGCCAGCGTCGAGTCGGGCTTCCGCTCCGATCTGAGCCTCGGGGTCAACGCCCTGCAGAGCTACATGGTGCGCCGCGAGCGCGGGCGGCTCGACTCCGTGCGACACCTCGTCACCGGCGAGGAATCGCCGAGCTCGCGGTGGGCGCCGGGCCTGTTGGCGCTGTACTGCGAGCTGGAGATGCGGGAGCCGGCCCGGCTGCTGCTGCGCTGGCTGCTCGAGCGGGAGGCGGCGCCGGCGCGGAGGGCAGCCGGCGCGCGCGCATCCGGCCAGTGGCCCGCCCAGTTGCTCTTCATGGTGGAGGCGGCACTGTGGCTGGGAGATCGGCGGGCAGCGGCCGAGCTGCGCCCGCTGCTCGCCGAGTACGAGGGCCTCAACGTCATGTCGGGCTACTACGTCGCCATCTTCGGCAGCGCCGACCGCTACCTGGGGCAGCTGGACGCCCTCTGCGCCGTCGGCGACCCCGGCGCGCACTTTGAGGCGGCCCTCGCTCTCGACGAGCGCACCGGCGCCCCGCTGCACGCCGCCTACACGCTGGCCGCGACGGCCCGCTTCCTGCGGCAATACGAGCCGCACTCAGCGCGTGCGGCCGCGCTCGCCGAGCGGGCCGAGGCCATCGCGAGACCGGCGGGTCTGGCCCGTGTGCTGCGGATGCTGCAGCCGAGCGGGCCGGCGGAGCAGGCTGCATCCGCGGGCCACCGCCCCGACGGGCTCACCGCCCGGGAGCTGGAGGTGATCGCCCTGCTCGCCGACGGGCGCAGCAACCGGCAGATCGCCGGCGCGCTCGTCATCAGCGAGCACACCGCGGCGAACCACGTGCGCAGCATCCTGGTCAAGATCGGGGCCAACAACCGCACCCAGGCGGCCAAGTACGCCAGGGAGAACCGGCTGGCCTAG
- a CDS encoding MarP family serine protease, which yields MTSSLILDIVVGLILLGAALSGWRAGLFRSAFGALGLIAGGVAAYLLLPQISAWVPAPEWRAAIVIGSGILLLIAGNALGSLVGGLLGRGMKVIKLSVLDRIAGFALSLVATALVLGTVAGGVASMGVPPVTQAISGSVTLGSIDRMTPDPVRSFLAGVRTSAMNDALPWVIDTIAPPENLPTAADVDAGSPALTAAAASVVRITGTAPACGISLVGSGFVVSDDRVVTNAHVVAGVEEAVIEAPGEQPKTARVVYYDAATDLAVLAVDGLDAAALDLGSALSRGDGTAVQGYPLGGPFRSQAATVAEVTSIPRTDGSFGREVYALSVEIQQGNSGGPLLDQSGDVVGVVFAKSAVVSDIAYALTLSELAPVAAAAPGLAEPVSSGVCVG from the coding sequence GTGACGAGCTCGCTCATCCTCGACATCGTGGTGGGCCTGATTCTGCTCGGCGCCGCGCTCTCCGGCTGGCGCGCCGGCCTGTTCCGCAGCGCGTTCGGCGCGCTCGGGCTGATCGCCGGCGGCGTCGCCGCCTACCTGCTGCTGCCACAGATCTCGGCGTGGGTGCCCGCGCCCGAGTGGCGCGCGGCGATCGTGATCGGCAGCGGCATCCTGCTGTTGATCGCGGGCAACGCGCTCGGCTCGCTCGTCGGCGGTTTGCTCGGCCGCGGCATGAAGGTCATCAAGTTGAGCGTGCTCGACCGCATCGCCGGATTCGCGCTCAGCCTCGTCGCCACCGCCCTCGTGCTCGGCACGGTGGCGGGCGGCGTCGCCAGCATGGGCGTTCCGCCCGTCACGCAGGCCATCTCCGGCAGCGTGACCCTCGGCTCCATCGACCGGATGACGCCCGACCCGGTGCGCTCCTTCCTCGCTGGCGTGCGCACCTCCGCGATGAACGACGCGCTGCCCTGGGTGATCGACACGATCGCGCCGCCGGAGAACCTGCCGACCGCCGCAGATGTCGATGCCGGCTCGCCCGCGTTGACTGCCGCCGCGGCGTCCGTCGTGCGCATCACCGGCACCGCCCCCGCCTGCGGAATCAGCCTGGTCGGCAGCGGCTTCGTCGTCTCGGACGACCGTGTCGTCACCAACGCGCACGTCGTTGCCGGAGTGGAGGAGGCCGTGATCGAGGCACCAGGTGAACAGCCGAAGACCGCCCGCGTCGTCTACTACGACGCGGCAACCGACCTGGCCGTGCTCGCCGTCGACGGGCTGGATGCCGCCGCGCTCGACCTCGGCAGCGCGCTGTCGCGGGGCGACGGCACGGCCGTGCAGGGCTATCCGCTCGGCGGGCCGTTCCGCTCGCAGGCCGCGACCGTCGCCGAGGTGACGAGCATCCCCCGCACCGACGGCAGCTTCGGCCGCGAGGTGTACGCCCTGTCGGTCGAGATCCAGCAGGGCAACTCGGGTGGGCCACTGCTCGACCAGAGCGGCGACGTGGTCGGCGTCGTCTTCGCGAAGTCCGCCGTCGTCAGCGATATCGCCTACGCGCTGACCCTCAGCGAGCTGGCCCCGGTGGCCGCAGCCGCGCCCGGCCTGGCCGAGCCGGTGTCCTCCGGCG